Genomic window (Streptomyces sp. NBC_01431):
TGCAGGGCGTCGGCGGTGCGGGCCCAGGAGCAGTTGTGGGCGAGGAAGACTTCCAGGGTCTCCAGAAGAGTTCGGTGCGAGGCCGCCTCGCTGTGGGCGAGGGGGCCGAGTGTCGTGCCGCTGAAGGCTCTTCGCACGTCCGTGGGGATGCCTGCCAGGAGTGATTCCAGGGAGGCGAGTTCCTCGATCATGGCCACCTGGCCGGTCGTCGGGGAGCTGTGGCGCGCAGCCGCGAGTGCGTAGCGGGCCTGGGTGAGGGCGGCGTGGAGTCCGGTGGGCTCCCCGGTGGGGCCGCTGACGCCGGCGTACAGCGGAGTCTCCGGTCGGCAGCCGTTGAGTAGGGACCAGGGCTCGTCGAGCCGGAGGGCGTCCTCGTCTCTCACGCGTACGACAGCGACGGCTTCGGCGTCCATCGTCGTGCCGACCGCGAAGACCGTGGCGGGGAGGTGCCCAAGCGCCTCCCTGAGCGCTTCCTTGGCGCCACTGTCCGCGAGCCGTGCGCCGGTGGTCGTGACCACGACCCGCCAAGGTCCCTCGGCGAGCGGCCCGCAGGACTCGAGAGCATTCGCCAGCGCTCCGGGGCCCGCGTCGCCCAGGTCGACGAGGGCAATCAGCTCGTGCCCGGTCCGTCGCCGGGCCGCGTACGTGCGGTGGTGATGGTGGCGGTACTGGCCGATCACCTCGGCTATCTCGTGCAGGGCTCGGGGAGGCGCTCCGCCCACCTGGGGCATATGGAGGTACCAGGCGTCGTACGGGGTGGTCTCCGCCTGGACGCGCAGCGTCTCCCCGGTGAGGCCGCGCAGGCTCTCCACCGCCCGCACCGCCGACAGTTGAGGAGCTGAAGCGGTGCGGGCGATCGTGCGCCCGGTGCTGGTGAGTACGTAGCAGGGCGGCGCACCGAACGGAGCGAGCGCACGGCCCAGGAGTTCGTCGGCGTCGGTGTCCTGCTCGACGAGGCGGCCGAGGTCGCTGCGTACG
Coding sequences:
- a CDS encoding PucR family transcriptional regulator; the encoded protein is MHVGDLLQTEGLNLSHLWGGENLLGRAISGVTATDLEDPARFVQPGEVVLSGLVWWNEADGRARTERFVSALARAGATALLAGEETHGNVPVDIVDSCRAHGIALLAVSAHTTFRAITEAVYRRQWGDLSRRPADHFALPEYVRSDLGRLVEQDTDADELLGRALAPFGAPPCYVLTSTGRTIARTASAPQLSAVRAVESLRGLTGETLRVQAETTPYDAWYLHMPQVGGAPPRALHEIAEVIGQYRHHHHRTYAARRRTGHELIALVDLGDAGPGALANALESCGPLAEGPWRVVVTTTGARLADSGAKEALREALGHLPATVFAVGTTMDAEAVAVVRVRDEDALRLDEPWSLLNGCRPETPLYAGVSGPTGEPTGLHAALTQARYALAAARHSSPTTGQVAMIEELASLESLLAGIPTDVRRAFSGTTLGPLAHSEAASHRTLLETLEVFLAHNCSWARTADALHLHVNTVHYRIERVQALTGRDLSRLDHKLDLHAALLCR